The following are encoded together in the Salvia hispanica cultivar TCC Black 2014 chromosome 6, UniMelb_Shisp_WGS_1.0, whole genome shotgun sequence genome:
- the LOC125194101 gene encoding uncharacterized protein LOC125194101 isoform X1, with protein sequence MAQDVEAQQDKPSNACCAKLQKKHSKLLERCAKLEQIKNKFRDCTLAMQQRCDVVERDRESLRRDNESLMEASEKLKVQVNLWNSEKDIEAGRRADLEVQLLKRNSGSASRRGDEQLRIAQAEEEIKLLKELLDRERGKAASEKKRTELEKKKADEALKKLESVERKKAEEYKLLWEKLQKENDDMKPMLSLEKSRSRNAEKQKASIGRQRVDLAVAKPEEQIFVAETSLQNDRADDLNRKLEQARKRVEQLEGELLKHKCSEESKDRLLLEMLKKETDDLKSLLALEKSKSEAAHKKLEAEKQKTIRERKRADSAVAQKRIAEKCLEKDQADDLNRKLEQAKNRVEQLEDELLKHKCCEKSEDRLLLEKSKKETDDLKSMLALEKSKSEDAHKKLEAEKQKTLGQSKRAKLAVDKSKEQINLAEANLKKAMYEKARADDLSRKLEEAKNRADKSSPSRNAVTATDIRTEMLKNDTHFHKWVEKMLLEKEHDIVREKKRADSAKKKAKKQIKVAEEYKKISMEQKDRADQLSGQLETYKLRLEGLQKEMQAFVSLRIYAGTSPMINDDVIYETDTVELLKKQLKLEKLLAKHAKEATKIEALRNTMLRQELCHLKQESVQFQKHMNILLDKSFLHGPEGIDQLKKIGSETTKREVLGSDGSRRRVMSGIDSRMDPPYRGSNQKMLQSSAIYSSSASFSDRPLVGSQERDTFSIMTSANLGEDISNFKPKIPNKMQSDQNVAKADNRTSSPIKDSSSKRRLGLRQKKRNLGAVESIENLHGKGEKLHQHVSENLAILHDTLNGQVDDSQEESLKGTTYTEFFRPLKKRKPSSEGTVIVDHLQNSGESKGTDSSDINNSDPCVPASSPGSDAVRSDLCGEDGTNNILEHNMSTSPDFDQIVTGDHMKLLDMDNAADEDSYHRAIARPLSPTLAEVEVVSSEMLACRSSQLGLSTVSRYPVIEMEKNLTNVAPNGSDPLLLQMEHNSDTLSENTTPSAASDTHCQEIHVTSGMLGTGCLSCPGNEGTIETCEKGSASSCGEALKCFIVLSDNKDNLSILRILQTISSFMPQYSFDHSVETFVQNVIHTISKAKDLSTREKACVFLSLILPEISELGLKNLKILGDNFVQALASVTTLFNSALSDPSLKRMAMESCGLFELLAIIEDFLQQSKIFVYGGVYAESESHVTSKLDLILNGNPIMLLEVAASAHLLIAGGSLLASLCLAVDDIGYVCEISYNIIRTQKLDRPVMLAILHAFALICGSKYFTLQHYSVAMTVVKSVVMFLEEQTLSASSTSLSLSDSRNPSSMLLCTHCPFSEGAVSVENAAVMLLENLQKQCHCGLWPQDSLALVSLLVPTLPIHEEGDKVVSGSGETASSSLACDETLCNFLDIFSLVEVLASVMSWKWTSDNIIGPICQTLKLNLTEGFSATIITLLGQLGRLGVGAGGYDDPGVQKLRDYFSKFAQEITFKRLSIPVQIALITSLLCVSPIKFEEITEDKTETPATTSSPYSFVREWFFSLSHDLQSSLRPHFAASQGN encoded by the exons ATGGCGCAGGACGTTGAGGCGCAGCAAGACAAGCCGTCCAATGCCTGCTGCGCCAAg TTGCAAAAGAAGCACTCAAAGCTCTTGGAGAGGTGCGCGAAGCTTGAACAGATCAAAAACAAGTTTCGCGACTGCACCTTAGCGATGCAGCAGAGATGCGATGTGGTCGAGAGAGATAGGGAGAGTCTGAGGAGAGATAATGAGAGTCTGATGGAAG CATCAGAAAAACTCAAAGTGCAGGTTAATTTATGGAATAGTGAGAAAGATATAGAGGCTGGTCGGCGTGCTGATCTTGAGGTTCAGTTGCTGAAGCGAAACAGTGGTTCTGCTTCTCGCAGAGGAGATGAGCAGCTTCGCATTGCTCAAGCTGAGGAAGAAATTAAGCTATTGAAGGAGCTTCTGGACCGAGAGAGGGGGAAGGCAGCTTCCGAAAAGAAGCGCACTgagttggagaagaagaaagctGATGAGGCGTTGAAGAAGTTAGAGagtgtagagagaaaaaaggcTGAGGAATATAAACTTCTGTGGGAGAagttacaaaaagaaaatgatgatatgAAGCCAATGTTATCTTTGGAGAAATCTAGATCTAGAAATGCAGAGAAACAGAAAGCCAGTATAGGAAGACAAAGGGTTGACTTGGCAGTGGCTAAACCTGAAGAGCAAATTTTTGTTGCTGAAACAAGTTTGCAGAATGATCGAGCCGATGATTTGAATCGGAAATTGGAACAAGCTAGGAAAAGGGTAGAACAATTAGAGGGTGAGTTGCTTAAACATAAATGCTCTGAAGAATCTAAAGATAGGCTTCTGTTGGAgatgttaaaaaaagaaactgaTGATTTAAAGTCATTGTTGGCTTTGGAGAAATCTAAATCTGAAGCTGCCCACAAAAAGTTGGAAGCAGAGAAACAGAAAACCATCAGGGAAAGAAAGAGGGCTGACTCGGCAGTTGCTCAAAAAAGAATAGCTGAAAAATGTTTGGAGAAGGATCAAGCAGATGATTTGAATCGGAAGTTGGAACAAGCTAAGAATAGGGTTGAACAATTGGAGGATGAGTTGCTTAAACATAAATGCTGTGAAAAATCTGAAGATAGGCTTTTGTTGGAGAAGTCTAAAAAGGAAACTGATGATTTAAAGTCAATGTTGGCTTTGGAGAAATCTAAATCGGAAGATGCTCACAAAAAGTTGGAAGCAGAGAAACAGAAAACCCTTGGACAAAGTAAAAGGGCAAAGTTGGCGGTGGACAAATCTAAAGAGCAAATTAATCTAGCTGAAGCAAATTTGAAGAAGGCCATGTATGAGAAAGCTCGAGCAGATGATTTGAGTCGGAAGTTGGAAGAGGCCAAGAATAGGGCTGATAAATCCAGTCCCAGCAGGAATGCAGTAACAGCCACTGATATACGCACTGAAATGCTAAAGAATGACACCCACTTCCATAAGTGGGTGGAAAAGATGCTTTTGGAGAAAGAACATGATATCGTTAGGGAGAAAAAGCGTGCAGATTCAGCaaaaaagaaagcaaagaAACAGATAAAAGTTGCAGAAGAATACAAAAAGATTTCCATGGAACAAAAAGATAGGGCCGATCAACTATCTGGGCAGTTAGAGACGTACAAGCTCAGGTTAGAAGGGTTGCAGAAGGAAATGCAGGCGTTTGTATCATTGAGAATTTATGCTGGCACTTCTCCCATGATAAACGATGATGTCATTTATGAAACTGATACAGTTGAACTTCTGAAGAAACAATTGAAGCTAGAAAAGCTGCTTGCAAAACATGCCAAGGAAGCGACGAAGATAGAAGCTTTACGTAACACGATGCTGCGACAAGAATTATGTCACCTAAAGCAGGAGAGTGTTCAGTTCCAAAAGCACATGAATATACTACTAGATAAGAGTTTCTTGCATGGCCCTGAAGGTATAGATCAGTTGAAAAAG ATTGGCAGTGAAACCACGAAAAGAGAAGTATTAGGCTCTGATGGGAGTCGCAGGCGAGTCATGTCAGGTATAGATTCTAGGATGGATCCTCCTTATCGAGGTTCCAACCAAAAAATGTTACAGAGTTCTGCCATATATTCCAGTTCAGCATCTTTTTCTGATCGGCCCTTGGTGGGATCACAGGAAAGAGACACATTCTCTATTATGACATCAGCTAACCTGGGGGAGGATATATCAAACTTCAAACCAAAGATACCTAATAAGATGCAAAGCGATCAAAATGTAGCTAAAGCTGATAACAGAACTAGTAGTCCAATCAAAGACAGTTCTAGTAAAAGAAGACTTGGCTTGCGTCAGAAAAAGAGGAATCTTGGTGCAGTAGAGTCTATAGAAAATTTGCATGGTAAGGGTGAGAAGTTGCATCAACATGTGTCTGAAAATTTAGCCATACTGCATGATACTCTCAATGGCCAAGTGGATGATTCACAGGAAGAGAGCCTGAAAGGAACTACTTACACAGAGTTTTTTAGACCTCTCAAGAAGAGAAAACCCTCTTCAGAGGGAACTGTAATTGTTGATCATTTGCAGAATTCTGGGGAGTCAAAAGGCACCGACAGTTCTGATATCAATAACTCAGATCCCTGTGTGCCTGCTTCATCACCAGGGTCTGATGCTGTCAGATCTGATTTGTGTGGTGAGGATggaacaaataatattttagaacACAACATGTCCACTTCTCCAGATTTTGACCAGATAGTCACTGGTGACCATATGAAGTTACTGGACATGGACAATGCCGCTGATGAAGACTCCTATCATAGAGCTATTGCCAGACCCCTATCTCCTACTCTGGCTGAGGTTGAAGTAGTTAGCTCTGAGATGCTGGCATGTAGGAGTTCCCAACTGGGACTGTCAACTGTGAGTAGATATCCAGTTATTGAAATGGAGAAGAATCTCACTAATGTTGCACCCAATGGCTCTGATCCATTGCTGTTACAAATGGAGCATAATTCTGATACCTTATCAGAGAATACGACTCCTTCGGCAGCAAGTGATACTCATTGCCAAGAAATCCATGTAACAAGTGGGATGTTGGGAACAGGCTGTCTTTCTTGTCCTGGAAATGAGGGAACAATTGAAACATGTGAAAAGGGAAGTGCATCTAGTTGTGGTGAAGCTCTGAAGTGTTTTATTGTACTCTCAGACAACAAAGACAACTTAAGCATTTTGCGGATCCTTCAGACAATTTCCAGTTTCATGCCACAATATTCTTTTGATCATTCAGTGGAGACATTCGTTCAAAATGTTATACACACCATTTCTAAAGCTAAAGACCTCTCAACTAG GGAAAAGGCATGTGTCTTCTTGTCACTGATACTGCCTGAAATTTCAGAACTAGGACtcaaaaacttgaaaattttaGGTGATAATTTTGTCCAGGCTCTTGCTTCAGTGACCACGCTCTTCAACTCAG CACTATCTGATCCATCTTTGAAAAGGATGGCTATGGAGTCCTGTGGTTTGTTTGAATTGCTCGCTATCATTGAAGATTTCCTTCAACAGAGTAAAATTTTTGTCTATGGTGGTGTATATGCTGAGTCAGAATCCCATGTTACTTCCAAATTGgacttaattttaaatggcAATCCTATAATGCTGCTGGAAGTGGCTGCTTCAGCTCATCTGCTGATTGCAGGGGGTAGTCTATTAGCATCATTGTGCCTCGCTGTTGATGATATTGGTTATGTTTGTGAGATATCATACAACATTATTAGAACCCAGAAGCTTGACCGTCCAGTGATGTTGGCTATTCTTCATGCTTTTGCCCTCATATGTGGCTCCAAGTACTTTACCCTTCAGCATTACTCTGTAGCTATGACTGTAGTAAAATCTGTGGTTATGTTTCTTGAGGAGCAAACTTTGTCAGCCAGTTCTACATCCTTATCCCTGTCAGATTCTAGAAACCCATCTAGCATGCTGTTGTGCACACATTGTCCATTCTCCGAAGGTGCAGTTTCTGTGGAAAATGCTGCAGTGATGCTGTTAGAGAACCTCCAAAAGCAGTGTCATTGTGGGTTATGGCCACAAGATTCACTTGCCTTAGTCAGTTTGCTGGTTCCCACACTTCCGATCCATGAGGAGGGAGACAAGGTAGTTTCTGGCTCGGGAGAGACTGCCTCATCGAGTTTGGCATGTGATGAGACTTTATGCAACTTCcttgatattttttctttggttGAGGTTCTAGCTTCAGTCATG AGCTGGAAGTGGACATCTGATAACATCATAGGGCCGATTTGTCAAACTTTGAAGTTAAATTTAACAGAAGGATTCTCTGCTACTATCATCACACTTCTTGGTCAACTTGGGAG GCTTGGAGTTGGTGCTGGCGGATACGACGATCCTGGTGTTCAGAAATTAAGAGACTACTTCTCAAAGTTTGCTCAGGAAATCACATTCAAGAGATTAAGTATTCCTGTTCAGATTGCCCTTATAACTTCTTTGCTTTGTGTCAGTCCTATCAAATTTGAAGAGATCACTGAAGATAAAACTGAAACTCCAGCAACCACGAGTAGTCCCTATAGTTTTGTAAGGGAATGGTTTTTTTCCTTGAGTCACGATCTACAGTCGTCCTTGAGGCCTCATTTTGCTGCAAGCCAGGGCAACTAG